The segment GCGCGCGGAAGCCGGCGTCGATCTGCACCGTCGGGACCGAGCAGCGTTCCTCGACATGGATGCGGGCGAAGGGATAGGCCAGCACCTCGGCGAAGAAGTTCTCGATCACCGAGTTCAGCATCTCGAAGTAACGGGGATAGAAGACGATCCCCGCCGGGTCGCAATGGTTGAACTCGACCTGGATCCGGCGGCGATAGCGCATCAGTCATTGGCCTCCGGCGGCAGGAAGTCGACCTGGTGGCGGGCCGACAGTTCGACGACGGTCGGAATGTCGGTCAGGTCGTGCAGCGCCTCGAACAGCGCGCGCAGGTTGCCGGCGGGCGAGACCCAGAACAGCGCCCGCGCCGGCTTGTCGGACTTGTTGAAATAGCCATGCGGAACGCCGCGCGGCATCCGCACCAGGTCGCCCGCCTTCGCCACCGACCAGATGCCGTCCAGCTTCACATGCAGCTCGCCCTCCTGCACCAGGATGAACTCGTCCTGCGTCGGGTGGACATGCACCGGCACGAATTGGCCGGGCTCGCTGTTGGTCTCGAAGGCGAAGGCGCTGCCGCAATCCGCCTTGGGGAAATAGCGCTGGCCGAGGATGTTCCATTCGCGGCCCTCGATCCCGTCGCCCCGGCGGGTGATGCCGCCGTCCAATGCCTTGTCCATGCCGTCCTCCCGTTGCTCAGCCCAGCACGCTCCGGGCGATGACCACGCGCTGCACGTCGCTGGCGCCCTCGTAGATGCGCAGGGCGCGGATGTCGCGGTAAAGCGCCTCGACCGCACTGCCGTGGCGCACGCCGTCGCCGCCATGCAGCTGCAGCGCCGTGTCGATCACCTTCTGCGCCGCCTCGGTGGCGTAGAGTTTCGCCATCGCCGCCTCGCGGGTGATGCGCGGTGCGCCCATGTCCTTGGTCCAGGCGGCGCGATAGACCAGCAGCGCCGCCGCATCGACCCTTACGGCCATGTCGGCCAGGTGGCCCTGCACGATCTGGTGATCGGCCAAGGTGCCGCCGCCGGCCCGCGGCCGCCGCACCCGCGCCAATGCCTCGTCCAACCCCCGCCGCGCCATGCCCAGCGCCGCCGCCCCGACCGTGGGGCGGAACACGTCCAGCACCGACATGGCGATCTTGAAGCCCTCGCCCGGCCGGCCGATCAGCGCCGCATCCGGCAGCATCACGCCGTCCAGCTTCAGCCGCGCCAGCGGATGCGGGGCGATGACCTCGATCCGCTCGGCAATGGTCAGGCCGGCACTGTCCGCCGGCATCAGAAAGGCCGACAACCCGCGCGCGCCGGGCGCCTCGCCGGTGCGGGCGAAGATCACGTAGAGATCGGCGATGCCGCCATTCGAGATATAGGTCTTTTCGCCGCTCAGCCGCCAGCCGCCCGGCGCGCGCTCGGCCAGGGTCGCGGTGTTGGCCACGTCCGATCCGGCGCCCGGCTCGGTCAGGGCGAAGGCCGCGATGGCCCGGCCGCTGCGGGTCTTTTCCAGCCAGGCGCGCTGCGCCTCCGAGCCGAACAGCGTGACCGCCCCCATGCCCAGCCCCTGCATGGCAAAGGCGAAATCGGCCAGCGCGTCGTGGCGGGCCAGCGTCTCGCGGATCAGGCACAGGCTGCGCACGTCCAGCGCCTCGTCCGCATCCGCACCGCTATGGCGCAGGAAGCCCGCCTGTCCCAGCGCCGCGACCAGCGCCTTGCAGGCCGCGTCCACGTCGCCGTGATCCACCGGCAGATGCGCCGCGCACCAGGCCTCCAGCGCCGCCGAAAGTTCGCGGTGGCGCGGCTCGAAGAACGGCCAGTCCAGAAAGCTGCGATCCGCCATGTCTCAATCCCCCTGAAAGACGGGTTTCTCCCTGGCGACAAAGGCACGATAGGCGCGCTCGAAATCGCGGGTCTGCATGCAGATCGCCTGCGCCTGCGCCTCGGCCTCGATGGCCTGTTCCAGCCCCATGTTCCATTCCTGGTTCAGCTGGGTCTTGGTGATGCCATGGGCAAAGACCGGCCCGGCCGCCAGCCGCCGCGCCAGAGCCTGCGCCTCGGCCTCCAGCGCCTCGGCGCCGTGCAGCGCGTTCCAGAAGCCCCAGGCATGGCCCTCCTCGGCGCTCATCGCCCGGCCGGTGTACAGCAGCTCGGCCGCCCGGCCCTGGCCGATGATGCGCGGCAGCATGGCGCAGGCGCCCATGTCGCAGCCGGCCAGCCCGACCCGGGTGAACAGGAAGGCGCATTTCGCGTCATGCGCGGCCAGCCGCAGGTCCGAGGCCATGGCCAGGATCGCGCCGGCGCCGGCGCAGATCCCGTCCACCGCCGCGATCACCGGCTTGCCGCAGCCGATCATCGCCTTGACCAGATCGCCGGTCATGCGGGTAAAGGCCAGAAGCCCTTTCATGTCCATGCCGACCAGCGGGCCGATGATGTCATGCACATCCCCGCCCGAGCAGAAATTGCCGCCGTTCGGGGCCAGAACCACCACATCCACGTCGCTGGCATGGGCCAGCGCCCGGAAGGTGTCGCGCAGCTCGGCATAGCTGTCGAAGGTCAGCGGGTTCTTGCGCTCGGGGCGGTTCAGGCGGATGGTGGCGACGCGGTCCCGCACCTGCCACAGGAAATGCTGCGGCTTCAGCCCGGCCAGCTTGGTCATTTCACACCCCCCATGCGTTTCAGGATCTCGGTCAGCAACTCGATGTCCTCCTCGGTCAGGCCGGCGAGGATGCGGTTCACCTCGGCCTCGTGATCGGCGGCGAAACCCTCGAAGGCCGCCAGTCCCGCCGGCGTCAGCGCCACCAGCACCGTGCGCCGGTCGGTCTCGGACGGCGTGCGCCGGACCAGCCCGTCCTTTTCCAGCCGGTCCACCACCGCCGTGGCATTGCCGTTCGAGACCAGCAGCATCCGCGACAGCTCGGTCATGCTCAGCCCCTCGCGCCGGCGATACAGCGCGGCCATCACGTCGAAGCGCGGCAGCGTCGTGTCGTGCCGGACCCGCAGGAATTCGCGCAACTGGCCCTCGGCCGCGCGGGTGACGCCCAGCAGGCGGATCCACAGCTTCAGCCGGCGCTTGGACAGCGGATCGCTCATGCCTCGCCCCCCGAAATGGCGATGGCCTGGCCGTTGACGCCTTCGGAACCCGGCCCGCACAGCCACAGCGCCGCGGCGCTGACCTCGGCGGGCTGGACCAGCCGGCCCTGCGGATTGGTGGCGGTCAGCGCGGCCAGCGCCTGATCCCGGCTCTGGCCGGTCTTGTCCATGATGGTGGCGACGGATCGCGCCGTCATCTCGGTATCCAGGAAACCGGGGCACAGCGCGTTCACCGTCACCGGCCGCCGCGCCACCTCCAGCGCCAGGCTGCGCACCAGCCCGACCACGCCATGCTTGGCCGCCGCATAGGGCGCGACATAGGCATAGCCCCGCAGGCCGGCGGTCGAGGCCACGGCGATCAGCCGGCCCCAGCCGGGCAATTGCGCCAGCCCCTCGCGGAAGGTCAGGAAGGTGCCGGTCAGGTTCACCGCCAGCATGGCGTGCCACTGCGCCAGCGTGGTGCGGCCCAGGGGGGCGCTGTCCGCCGCGCCGGCATTGGCGATGACGATGTCGCAGGGGCCGGCCGCGGCGAACATCGCCTTGACGCTGGCCTCGTCGGTCACGTCGGCGGTCAGGGCGCGGGCGCCGATCCGTTCGGCCACCGCCTCCAGCGGCGCCTTGCGGCGGCCGCAGATCACCACCTCGGCCCCGGCCCCGGCGAAGACGCGGGCCAGATCGGCGCCGGTGCCGGTGCCGCCCCCGGTGATCAATACCCGCTTGCCCGCCATCGCCGTCATGCCCGGATCGCCTCTTGCGCGCGGCTGCGCAGCCGCAGCGCCTGGTCGCGGCCGGCCAGATAGGGCAAGGGCCATGCGGCCGCTTCATCCCCGGCCTCGACGGCGGCATGCAGCGCCCAATAGGGATCGGCCAGATGCGGCCGCGCCAGGCAGACCAGATCGGCCCGGCCGGCCAGCAGGATGCCGTTCACCTGATCGGCCTCGGTGATGTTGCCCACCGCCATCGTCGCCAGCCCGGCCTCGTTGCGGATGCGGTCGCTGAACGGGGTCTGGAACATCCGACCATAGATCGGCCGCGCCTCGGTGCTGGTCTGCCCGGCCGAAACGTCGATGATATCGGCGCCGGCGGCCGCGAACATCCGGGCGATCTCGACCGCCTCCTCGGGCGTCACGCCCTCGTCCCCCAGCCAGTCATTGGCCGAGATGCGCACCGATATCGGCTTTTCCGCCGGCCAGGCGGCGCGCATCGCCGCGAACACCTCGAGCGGATAGCGCATGCGGTTTTCCAGGCTGCCGCCATATGCGTCCTCGCGCCGGTTCGACAGCGGCGAGATGAAGCTGGAGATCAGATAGCCATGCGCCGCGTGCAGCTCGACCATGTCGAAACCCGCCCGCGCCGCCATCCCGGTCGCGGCGGCGAACTGGTCGCGCACCCGGTCCATGTCGGCGCGGTCCATGGCCTTCGGCACCGCATTGCCGTCCTGCCACGGGATGGCGCTGGCCGAGATCAGCGGCCAGTTGCCCTCGGCCAGCGGCCGGTCGGCATCCTGCCAACCCAGCTGGGTCGAGCCCTTGCGGCCGGAATGGCCGATCTGCATGCAGATCCTGGCCCGGGTCTCGGCATGGGTGAAATCGACGATCCGCTTCCAGGCCGCCTCGTGCTCGGGCGCGTAAAGACCCGGGCAGCCGGGGCTGATCCGCCCCTCGGCCGAGACGCAGGTCATCTCGGTATAGACCAGCCCGGCGCCGCCCTTGGCGCGTTCGGCGTAATGGACGAAATGCCAGTCGGTCGGGCAGCCGTCCACCGCCTTGTATTGCGCCATGGGCGAGACGACGACGCGGTTTTCCAGCACCATGTCGCGCAGGCGGAAGGGCGCGAACATCGGCCGGCGGCCCTTGCGCCCGCCGGCGCGTTCCTGAAACCAGTCCTCGGCCCGGCCCAGCCATGCGGGGTCGCGCAGACGCAGGTTCTCGTGGCTGATGCGCTGCGAACGGGTCAGCAGCGAATAGGCGAATTGCAGAGGCTCCATGTCCAGATAGCGCTCGACCTGCTCGAACCATTCCAGGCTGTTGCGGGCGGCGGATTGCAGGCGCAGCACCTCGACGCGGCGCTCCTCCTGATAGCGCTCGAAGGCGCGCTGCATGGTCGGTTCGGAATGCAGGTATTCGGCCAGCGCGATGGCGCTGTCGAAGGCCAGCCGCGTGCCCGAGCCGATCGAGAAATGCCCGGTCGCCGCCGCGTCGCCCATCAGCACGACATTCTCGTGATACCAGCGCTCGCAGATCACCCGCGGGAACTGGGTCCAGACCGCCGAGCCGCGTAGATGCGCGGCATTCGACATCAGCGCGTGGCCGCCCAGATGGCGCTCGAAGATCCTGCGGCAGGTCTCGACCGATTCCTCCTTGGACATCCCGGCGAAGCCCAGCTTCTCCCAGGTCTCGGGCAGGGTCTCGACGATGAAGGTCGCGGTGTCGCCGTCGAACTGGTAGACATGCGCCCAGACCCAGCCATGCTCGGTCCGCTCGAAGATGAAGGTGAAGGCGTCGTCGAATTTCTGATGCGTGCCCAGCCAGATGAACTTGCAGCGGCGGGTGTCGATATCGGGCTGGAACACCTGGGCATATTCGCTGCGCACCAGGCTGTTGATGCCGTCGCACCCCACCACCAGATCATAGTCCCGGCGGTATTCCCCGGCCGATCCGAACACCGTCTCGAAGCGCAGGTCGATGCCCAGCGCCCGCGCCCGGGCTTGCAGCAGGACCAGCATCTGCTTGCGGCCGATGCCCGCGAAGCCGTGCCCGCCCGAGACGGTGCGCACCCCGTCATGCACCACGGCAATGTCGTCCCAATAGGCGAAATGGCTGCGGATCGCCTCGGTGCTGGCGGGGTCGTTCTGCTGCATCCGTCCCAGCGCGTCGTCCGACAGCACCACGCCCCAGCCGAAGGTGTCGTTGGCCTTGTTGCGCTCCAGCACGGTGATCTGGTGCGAGGGGTCGCGCAGCTTCATCGAGATGGCGAAATACAGTCCCGCCGGCCCGCCGCCCATGCACAAGATCTTCATCGCCGCCTCCCTGCGCCTTTCCGGCCCGTTGCGGAAAAAGCTGACAGCGAATCGGATTCCTTTCAAGTTTAAAACTTCAAACTTGAAAGGAATTCCGGCCGTGGCATGATGGATGGGCCAAGGACAGGGGGCAGAGATTCCGACATGACCACCATCGCCGTGATCGGGCTGGGGACGATGGGACTGGGCATTGCCCAGACCTATGCCGCCGCGGGCTTCGCCGTGCTGGCGACCGATGCCGCGGCGGATGTGCGCGACACGGCGCTGCAGCGGCTGCGCGCCCGTCTGGCCCGGCGGGTTCAGGCGGGCAAGCTGGCGCCATCCGATCTGGACGCGCTTGTGTCGCGCATCACCCTGGTCGACGGTCCCGAGGCCATGGGCCGCGCCGATCTGGCCATCGAGGCGGTGGTCGAGCGCATGGAGGTCAAGCGCGCATTGTTCGCGGCGCTGGAATCGGTGGTGGCGCCCGATGCGGTTCTGGCCAGCAACACCTCGTCGCTGTCGGTCGCCGCCATGACCCAGGGGCTTTCGCGGCCCCAGCGCCTGCTGGGCCTGCATTTCTTCAACCCGGCGCCGGTGATGAAACTGGTCGAACTGGTGGCGCATCCCGGCTCCGGCGCGGCGGCGCTGGCGCGCGCCCGGCAGTTGACCGAACGGGCCGGCAAGACGCTGATCCCCTGCCCCGACCGGCCCGGCTTCATCGTCAACCGCTGCGCCCGGCCGTTCTATGGCGAGGCGCTGGCGCTGCTCGAGGAAGGCCGCTGCGCCGGTGAAATCGACGCGGCGATGCTGGCGGCGGGCTATCCCCTGGGCCCCTTCGGACTGATCGACCTGGTGGGGGCCGACATCAACCTGGCCGCCACCGAAAGCCTGGCCGCGGCCATGCAGGACCACCCGCGCTATCACGTCTTCGCGGCGCTGCGCCGGCAGGTCGCCGCGGGCGATCTGGGGCGCAAGACCGGCCGGGGTTTCCTTTTCCCCGAAAAGCCCGGCCCCGCCCCGGGGGATGCCGAGGCCATCGTCCTGCGCATCGAGGCGGCGCTGGTCAACGAGGCCGGCTGGCTGCTGGCCGAGGGCGGCACCACGCAGGACGGCATCGACACGGCGCTGAAACTGGGGCTGAATTTCCCGCGCGGACCGTTCGAGATCCTGGCCGCGCAGGGGCGCGAACCGGTGCTGGCCCGGCTGCAGCGGCTTGCCGCCGCCGCGCCGGCGCATCTGCAAGGGCGCTACCGGCCGGCCCCGGGTCTGGCCATGCCGCACCCCGCGGCCGGGCCGGCGCCTGGCACGCGTTGAGCTTTGCCGCGTGCCGTATCGCGGGCACGGCAGTGGCGCGCCCCGATGCCGACCGCCGACGCGCCGGCTTCAGTTCACCGGGGTCGGCAGCGGCCTGCCGGCAAAGAAGGCATCCAGATTCTCCACCGTCAATTGCGCCATGCGGTCGCGGGTTTCCTCGGTGCCGCTGGCGTGATGGGGATACAGCGTCACATTCGGCAGCGCCGTCAGCGCCGGGTCGGGCTGCGGCTCGTTCAGGAACACGTCCAGCCCGGCCGAGGCGATGCGGCCGTCGCGCAGCGCCGCGATCAGCGCCGCCTCGTCCACCACCGTGCCGCGCGCGACATTGACCAGCGTGCCGGCCGGCCCCAGCGCGGTCAGCACCGCCCCGGAAACCAGTCCCCGGGTCGCGGTCCCGCCGGGCGTCGCGACGATCAGGATGTCGGCCCAGGCCGCCAGGGCGGCCGGATCGGCGAAATAATCGTAGCCCACGCCAGGCTTGGGCTGGCGGCCGCAATAGCCGATGCGCAGCCCCATCGCCTCGCAGCGCCGGGCGATGGCGCGGCCGATATTGCCCAGGCCGACGATCCCCGCCCGCTTGCCGGCGGCCGAGGCGGTCAGCGGGAACATGCCCTGCCGCCCCCAATCGCCGGAACGGACATAGGCATCGGCCTGAACCAGCCGCCGCCGCGCCGCCAGCATCAGCAGGATCGCCATGTCGGCCACGTCGTCGACCAGCGCCACCGAGGTGTTGGTCAGGGTGATGCCGCGCCGCGTCATCTCGGGCAGGTCCATCAGGTCGAACCCGGCCGAGGAACAGGCCGCCAGCCGCAGCGCCGGCAGCCGGTCCAGCAGCGCCGCATCGACGGCGACATGGCAGTTCACCACCATCGCCGTGCAGAGCGGCCCGGCCTGGGCCAACACCGCCTCGCGGTCCGGGGCCAGGTCCAGCCGGTGCAGGGTATAGCGCGCCTCGAGCTCCTGCATGAACCGGGGGCGCAGGGGATAGGCGACAAGGACATCAGGCTTCATGCGGTCTCCGGCTGGCGGGCGGCGCGGCGGGCGGCCTGGATCTCGGGATCGGGATCAAGGCTCGCCGCCAGCAGCGCCCTGGTATAGGGATGGGCGGGGGCGTCGAAGATCTGGCGCACCGGCCCTTCCTCGACGATCTCGCCGGATTTCATGACGATGACGCGATCGGCGAAATCGCGCACCACCGGCAGGTCATGGGCGATGAACAGATAGGACAGGCCGAATTCCCGGCGCAAGCCGTCCAGCAACCCGATCACCTGCGCCTGGATCGACACGTCGAGGGCCGAAACCGCCTCGTCGCAGACGATCAGCTTCGGCTCCATCGCCAGGGCGCGGGCGGTGGCGATGCGCTGGCGCTGGCCGCCGGAAAACTGGTGCGGATAGCGCGCGGCCATCTCGGGGTGCAGGCCGACCTTGACCAGCAGATCGGCCACCCGGTCGCGCCACCCGGCCCGGGGCAGGATGTCGGGATGGATGACCCAGGCTTCCGAGATCAGCTGGAACACCGTCATGCGCGGGTTCAGCGATTGCGTCGGATCCTGGAACACCATCTGCAGGTCGCGGCGCAGCCCGAACAGCTGCCGCGGCGCCATCGCCATCAGGTCGTTGCCGCGATAAAGGATGCGGCCGCCGTCCGGGTCGTCCAGCCGCAGGATCGCGCGGGCGAGCGTGGACTTGCCGGACCCGCTTTCGCCCACCACCGCGACGGTTTCTCCCGGCATGATGGTCAGATCGACGCCCTTCAGCGCGCGGAAGGCGCCATAGGATTTCGTCAACCGCTCGGCCCGCAGCAGCGGCTGGCCGCTCCGGTCGCGCTCGTCCGGCATCGCCCCCTTGCCGGGCGCGGCGTCGATCAGCTTGCGGGTATAGGGATGGCGGGGATTGGCATAGACCTCGGCGGCCGGGCCGGTCTCGACGATGCAGCCGCCGTTCATCACCACCACCCGGTCGGCGATCTCGGCCACCACGCCCAGGTCATGGGTGATCAGCAGCAGGCCCATGCCGGTTTCGGCCTGCAACTCGCCCAGCAGGTCCAGCACCTGCGCCTGCACGGTCACGTCCAGCGCGGTCGTTGGCTCGTCGGCGATCAGGATGTCGGGCTTGCAGGCCAGGGCCATGGCAATCATCAGCCGCTGCCGCTGCCCGCCCGAGAACTGGTGCGGATATTTCCGCATCGCCGCCTCGGGCTCGGGGATGCCGACGCGGCGCAGCAGCTCCAGCGCGCGGACCCGCGCCTGGCCGCGGCTGCCGCCATGGGTCGTCACCATCTCGGCGATCTGCCAGCCGACGGTATAGACCGGGTTCAGATGCGCCAGCGGATCCTGGAAGATCATCGCGATCTTGCAGCCGTTGATCCGGCGGCGCTGCTCGGCGGTCATCGTCAGCATGTCTTGCCCGTTCAGCAGGATCGCGCCCGAGGTGATCCGGCCCGGCGGCATGTCGATCAGGTTCATCACCGCCGAGGCCGAGACCGACTTGCCCGACCCGCTTTCGCCCAGGATCGCCAGCGTCTCGCCGCGGTCCAGATGCCAGCTGACATTCTGCACGGCCGTCACGGTGCCGGCGGCGGTGTGGAACTCGACCGACAGGTCGCGCACTTCCAGCAGGGGCTCAGCCATTCTTGCGGCCTTTCATTTCCAGCCGCCAGCGTTGGGCGGGGTCCAGCGCGATGCGCATCCAGTTCGACAGCAGGTTCAGCGACAGCGTGGTCAGGATGATCGCCAGTCCCGGCCAGAAGGACAGCCACCAGGCGGTGGTCAGGTATTCGCGGCCCTGCGCCACCATCAGGCCCCAGGTGATCTCGGGCGGCTGGATGCCGATGCCCAGGAACGAGAGCGAGCTTTCCGCCAGCATCACGAAGGCGAAATCCAGCGTGGCGATGGTCAGCAACGTCGGCAGCACCACCGGCAGGATGTGGCGGAAGATGATGCGCCGGTCCGAGGCGCCCATGACGCGGGCGGCCTGCACGAACATGCGTTCCCGCACCTCCAGCACCTCGGCGCGGGTGGTGCGCAGATAGACCGGGATGCGGGTGATCGCCAGCACCAGCACGATATTGGCGACCGAGGGCTCCAGCATGTACAGCACGATCACCGCCAGCAGCAGCGACGGGAAGGACATGATCACGTCGCCCAGCCGCATGATCCATTGCGCGGCGCGCTTGCGGCTATAGCCCGCGACCAGGCCCAGCCCGCAGCCCATCACGGCCGAGCACAGCACCGCCGCGCCCGCCACCATCAGCGTGTTCTGCGCCGCGACCACGATGCGCGGCAGCAGCGGCCGGCCCAGCGCATCGGCGCCCAGGACCATCAGCCAGCCCCGCGCCAGGTCGAAGGGCGGGGCGTTGCGGCCGCGCAGGTTCTGCTTCGTCGCCAGATCGCCCATCAGCCAGGGGCCCAGGATCGCGCAGAGCACGGCGACCAGCAGGAACAGGGCGGCGAAGAAGGCCAGCTTGTCGGCCCACAGCATCGCCAGCCAGGTCGGGACCGGGCCGCGCGGCTTGGGGTCTGCGTGGAGTCGGGTGTCGGTCATTGCCATCGCTCAATACCGGATGCGGGGATCGAGCATGGCATAGGCGATGTCGATCAACAGGTTCATGATGAAGATGGCGACCGCCGAGACCATGATCGAGGCCAGCACCACCGAGAAGTCGCGCAGCAGGATCGAGTCGATCATCAGCTTGCCGATGCCGGGAAAGCCGAAGATCGTCTCGATCACCACGGCGCCGTTCAGGATCGCCGCCGCCTGGTCGCCGATCACGGTGATGACCGGCAGCATGGCGTTGCGCAGCCCGTGCACGAAGATGATCGGCCGGCTGCGCACCCCCTTGGCCCGCGCCGTCTTGACATAGGCCGAGGACAGCACCGTGATCATCGCGCCGCGCACCACCTGCAGGATCAGGCCGAAGGGCCGCACGAACAAGACCGCCACCGGCAGCACCCAGTGCCAGGGCGTCCCGGTGCCCGAGGTCGGCAGCCAGTGCAGGTTCACCGCGAAGATGACGATGGCGACGATGGCCAGCCAGAAATCCGGGGCCGAGGCGCCGATCAGCGAAAAGAAGGTGGCGATGCGGTCGAAGACGCCGCCGACCCTGAAGGCCGCCAGCGAGCCGATGACGATGGCGGCGACCGTCACGCAGGTCATGGTGATGACCGCCAGCCGCAGCGTCCAGCCGAAGGCTTGCAGCACCACCTCCATCGCCGGGCGGGCCTGCTGCAGCGATTCCCCGAAATCGCCCTGCGCCAGATCCAGCACATAGCGGCCGAACTGCACGGCCAGCTGGTCGTTGAAGCCGTGCAGCTCGCGGAACTGCTCGCGCGCCTCGATCGAGGCATCCAAGGGCAGGTACAGGTTGGTGGGGTCGCCGGTCAGCCGGGACAGGAAAAAGACTAGGATGACAAGGCCGACCAGCGATATGCCGCTGGCAAGCGCCCGTTTCCCGATGAAGCTGGTCATGGGGTCGACCCCTCCTCCGTTGCGTGGCAGTTCCGACCCTGCCCTCTGGCCGCAGCCCCGGGGGCGACGGCGCCGGCCCTGATCCTCCGCCGGGCCGATGGGGCGAATCGTCGCACCTGAATTGATATATTAGTATCTCTGACGCTCTTGGGAAGAATTTTTTTGCCGCTTGCCGGCCTGCAGCGAAATCAGGCTGGCGGCGACGATGATCCCGGCGCCGATCCAGGTCGAACCGGGCGCGACCTCGGCAAAGACCAGCCAGGCCAGGATCGCCACCGCCGGCAGGCGCAGGAAGTCCAGCGGTGCCAGGAACGAGACATCGGCCAGCGCGAAGGCCCGGGTGATCAGCGTCATGTTCAGCGCCCCCAGCGCGCCCTGCAGGGCCAGTAGCCCAAGCTGCGCCGGGCTGGGTGTCGTCCAGACCGCCGCCGCGGCCAGCAGCCCCAGCGGCACCATGGCGATCAGGTTCCAGGCCACCAGCCGCTGGGTGGTGTCGGCATGGGTCATGTGGCGCAGCATCAGCTGGATCGCCGCCGTCAGCACCGCGCCCGCGAAGGCGAACAGCAGCCAGGGATCGAAGCCGGCGCCGGGGCGCACGACGATCAGCACGCCGCCGAAACCGGCCAGGGCGCCCAGCAGGCGCGCGCGGCCGATGCTCTCGCCCAGAAAGACCCAGGCACCCAGCGTGACCAGCAGCGGCATGGTGAAGGTCAGCGCCATCGCATCGGCCAGCGGCGCATGGGCGAAGGCCACGAAGACCGCGACCAGCGCGGCCAGTTTCAGCCCGGCGCGCAGCACATGCATCCACCGCCAGGGCGAGGCGCGCAGATCGACGCGCCGGATCCAGGGCAGCACCGCCGCCAGCCCGAACAGGGCGCGGAAGAAGCCGATGACCAGCGGATGCACCTCGCCGGCCAGCAGCCGCACGATCACCGCATCCAGCCCGGCCAGCACCGCCGCGGCCAGCATCAGCCCGGCGGCGAGCAGCCCCGAGCGGCCGGTCATGCCCCGGCGGCAGCCGGGACCGGGATGCCGGGTCACTGCCGGGACAGCGGCTCGGGCGCCGCGACGCCCAGCCGCTCGGCATGTCTCGCCAGGCGTTGCCAGTCGTTCCCGGCCACCGGCACGCCCAGCCGCAACGCCTCGCGCCGCCTGGCCGCGGCCGCGTCGCCCGGCACCCGCACCGCGCCGCTGTTCCAGGGCGCCGGCGGATTGCTGCGGCAGGCCTCGGCCAGCCAGTCGGATTGTCCGGTAAAGGCGTCCAGCCCGGCGAAGAAAGCCGGGTCGATGACCTGCAGGAAGGCGCTTTGCGCCAGCGGGCCGGGCGCCTGGGTATTGGCGCGGCCCTTGCCCGACAGCCCCTGCCCCAGCAGATCGACGATCAGCGCCAGGCCATAGCCCTTGTGCCCCTTCGACGCGCCGCCCAGGGGCATCATGGTGCCGCCGCGCTCGGTGATCTCGCGCGGGTCGTCGGTGGGCTGGCCCTCGGCGGTCAGGCCCCAGGGCTCGGGATAGCGTTCGCCCCGCTTGGCCAGAAGCTGCGTCATCGTGGTGGTGGTGATCGACGAGGACAGATCCACCAGGATCGGATCGCCCGAGGTCGGGAAACCCATGGCCAGCGGGTTCGGCGTCAGCACGGCCCGCGTGCCGCCATAGGGCGCCATCCGCCGCGCCGCCGGGTTCGACACCGACAGCTGCACGATCAGCCCCCGATCCGTCGCCCGCCGCATATAGGCC is part of the Paracoccus sp. TOH genome and harbors:
- a CDS encoding Ldh family oxidoreductase, with translation MPMRYDRSELLAYAEALLTRAGMEPDKAAVTAEILIEGDMIGHDTHGLQLMPWYLECLAEGSLNGIGSYEVVADKGAGFVWDGRLLPGAWLLTRALAQAMERVRDHGIVGAAIRNCHHTCALSAYMRRATDRGLIVQLSVSNPAARRMAPYGGTRAVLTPNPLAMGFPTSGDPILVDLSSSITTTTMTQLLAKRGERYPEPWGLTAEGQPTDDPREITERGGTMMPLGGASKGHKGYGLALIVDLLGQGLSGKGRANTQAPGPLAQSAFLQVIDPAFFAGLDAFTGQSDWLAEACRSNPPAPWNSGAVRVPGDAAAARRREALRLGVPVAGNDWQRLARHAERLGVAAPEPLSRQ